The proteins below come from a single Antennarius striatus isolate MH-2024 chromosome 18, ASM4005453v1, whole genome shotgun sequence genomic window:
- the vwa5b2 gene encoding von Willebrand factor A domain-containing protein 5B2 isoform X2, producing MVGLRNCSTWEPLLLKASCIKSCANGCSLGITAHLTYANADMESVEGVFVYPLGEKEVVVGFEAVIAGRLVGVQLQSRGKLKDICLDCCNGSSLDGHCGNGQDWGYCCGSSLDTQCNNGHLILDEDLERTTFIVGTGVIGPMDIVSIIISTTLELPTLENGAIRIVYPTLLTPIVTGQMTSSKSENGGKCEEHGPTSCFGATSGKQDRALDTYQLCAHAIFTSPAANLAPYELNFQLLVRGACLLAGLESPTHALRADADPSAQSASATYITLAQEHPYDRHIEIFLHLSEPHTPLVILEKGRLSFSQYGEQICSRRDFLRSTRKDGEPERKLEFVRKRYHKDILSSPVLMLNFCPNLLSEPVELYRATRELLFLVDRSSNIHRVKEAMLVALKSLPSGTKLNIVGFSTTIKPLFSSSKLCTDATLMQAYEYVQKMRSDMRGTNVLGALSWVYQQPMQRSYPRQVFIITDGPINNVAKVLEMTRRNICAGRCFGLGLGPRACRRLLQGVATLTGGTTEFLDDEERLQPKLIKSLKKAFEPVLTDVRIDWYLPENTEAFLSPNEIPPLYSGNCLIGYCTLYDMTYFKGKKTESQEQGGKTTQRGSTGSVFGQSNDELSPPASELMPVVMSADGNDLEEALKEISREISSEFSCARDTEPSTGPGVELDCSSDVRRRIQESSYIQEQYVLTRCSLSSEQSLQTQSHLHINASSHSDSTGRVFLPDPHSSGSVLDTGSLPQGLEKMPPLEHRSSLSRWADSEWQQNLSAESSKVSEKTGNLHGSEEPHRRHKALVRSTMAARSFSSPQGELEMHRLRRALERVSFDQTLGGRLEESDGETTAPSGGTLSHRSLTDSNGLMFPASPLDWDNFTDPEYLFTAIPADDPPPGQCRSLIHGLLGGRPVSWEVTVDLGHLWTPESQESPGGDGCEEAGREEGREGEPWEEIIHQLTARSVIRDFEKMAEKDSDLGHSSAKRYRMKAIQTSKHCNIICMYTAFTTTDRDPNKGLPDGVDVQKTGMHLGSRQSAPAGGCRQSASSVGLGRRRTSRDSEEMEDTWNPAGGGVSGSALVTPGTSCTRSQRSIESKSVESFFGTRFPLGRLRSSISSGKQVPLKSHCLSAETEKPPEAEALDYLPLVRLQLASGAFLLTEIYSDCIQIPLDRLKRASPYSLHRRSLSPPFRCTSPSAPSLSTSNKPPGVSATHVTFSPSSCSFTKPTAPPFHHTSDDTPLMLEARHRRRHLSDRDPFTAVPDPPSSEDGSVELPIGLSPSQSQGQADSGRGSETDVCEGSSGDPADLPGSSQLAQEDLEGSSWATAVALAWLEHRCAGYFMEWELVAAKADFWLRCQELPEGVDLAGLKGSARQLFLLLRHWDENIKLNMLCYNPNNM from the exons ATGGTGGGACTGAGGAACTGCTCCACATGGGAACCGCTGCTGCTCAAGGCCTCCTGCATCAAGTCATGTGCCAATGGCTGCTCCTTGGGAATCACTGCACACCTTACCTATGCTAACGCTGACATGGAGTCTGTGGAAG GGGTGTTTGTGTACCCCCTCGGGGAAAAGGAGGTTGTGGTGGGCTTTGAGGCTGTGATCGCAGGCCGGTTGGTGGGGGTCCAGCTCCAGAGCCGAGGGAAACTGAAGGACATCTGTTTGGACTGCTGCAATGGATCGAGCCTGGATGGCCACTGTGGGAACGGGCAGGACTGGGGCTACTGTTGCGGCTCCAGTCTTGACACGCAATGCAACAACG GGCATCTCATTTTGGACGAAGACCTCGAGAGAACCACCTTCATCGTGGGCACAGGTGTCATCGGACCCATGGACATAGTGTCCATTATCATAAGCACCACACTGGAACTCCCCACCTTAGAAAATGGAGCGATCCGCATTGTGTACCCTACCCTGCTGACCCCAATCGTCACCGGTCAGATGACTTCCAGCAAGAGCGAAAATGGAGGGAAATGTGAAGAACATGG GCCCACCAGCTGTTTCGGTGCCACCTCAGGAAAACAAGACCGAGCCCTAGACACCTATCAGCTGTGTGCCCATGCCATTTTCACCAGCCCGGCTGCAAACCTGGCACCTTATGAGCTCAACTTCcagctgctggtcagaggggCCTGCCTCCTGGCAG GCCTGGAAAGCCCAACTCACGCTCTGAGGGCGGATGCTGACCCCAGCGCCCAGAGTGCCTCTGCTACCTACATCACCTTGGCTCAGGAGCATCCATACGACAGACACATAGAGATCTTTTTACACCTCAGCG AACCTCACACTCCTTTGGTCATATTAGAGAAAGGTCGACTCTCGTTCAGCCAGTATGGAGAGCAGATCTGCTCCCGCCGAGATTTCCTTCGCAGCACTCGCAAAGATGGAGAACCAGAGAGGAAG CTGGAGTTTGTGAGGAAGCGATACCACAAAGACATCCTGAGCAGTCCCGTCCTGATGCTCAACTTCTGCCCCAACTTGTTGAGCGAACCTGTGGAGCTGTACAGAGCCACCAGGGAGCTGCTCTTCCTGGTGGATCGCAGCAGCAACATTCATCGTGTGAAG GAAGCCATGTTGGTGGCACTGAAGAGCCTCCCGTCTGGCACCAAGCTCAACATCGTGGGCTTCAGCACCACCATCAAGCCACTTTTCTCCTCCAGCAAGCTCTGCACTGAT GCCACACTCATGCAAGCATATGAGTATGTGCAGAAGATGAGATCCGACATGCGGGGCACCAACGTGTTGGGGGCGCTCTCCTGGGTATACCAACAGCCCATGCAACGCTCATACCCTCGACAGGTCTTCATCATCACAGACGGACCCATCAACAACGTGGCCAAAGTGCTAGAGATGACTCGCAGAAACATATGCGCCGGCAG ATGCTTCGGCTTGGGGCTTGGTCCCAGAGCCTGCAGGAGACTCCTGCAGGGCGTTGCCACGCTGACAGGAGGGACGACTGAGTTCCTGGATGATGAGGAGAGACTGCAGCCAAAG TTAATCAAGTCTCTCAAAAAGGCCTTTGAGCCAGTGCTGACTGATGTTCGGATTGACTGGTACTTGCCAGAAAACACCGAAGCTTTCCTTTCACCCAATGAAATCCCTCCACTCTACTCTGGGAACTGTTTGATTGGATACTGCACCCTTTACGACATGACGTAtttcaaagggaaaaaaacagag TCTCAAGAACAGGGCGGTAAAACCACCCAGCGTGGCTCGACCGGTTCTGTTTTTGGCCAGTCGAACGACGAGCTCTCGCCTCCTGCCTCCGAGTTAATGCCTGTAGTGATGAGTGCAGATGGCAACGACTTGGAAGAGGCACTGAAAGAGATCTCCAGAGAGATCTCGTCTGAGTTCTCCTGTGCCAGAGACACGGAGCCCAGCACCGGCCCAG GTGTGGAGCTGGACTGTTCCAGTGATGTGAGGAGGAGGATCCAGGAGAGCTCCTATATCCAGGAGCAGTATGTCCTCACCCGCTGCTCCCTGAGTAGCGAGCAGAGCCTCCAAACTCAGTCCCACTTACACATTAATGCCTCGTCCCATTCCGACTCTACAGGCAGGGTGTTTCTGCCCGACCCTCACTCTTCCGGTTCGGTGCTGGATACTGGGTCTTTACCCCAAGGCCTTGAGAAGATGCCTCCTCTGGAGCACAGATCATCTCTGTCTCGCTGGGCAGACTCCGAATGGCAGCAAAACCTCTCAGCAGAAAGCTCGAAGGTGTCAGAAAAG ACTGGGAATCTTCACGGCAGCGAGGAGCCTCATAGGAGACACAAAGCTCTGGTCCGCTCAACCATGGCGGCACGGAGTTTCTCCTCCCCCCAGGGTGAGCTGGAGATGCATCGCCTGAGGAGAGCTCTGGAGAGGGTCTCCTTCGACCAAACGCTGGGAGGGAGGTTGGAGGAGAGTGACGGGGAGACGACAGCCCCCTCTGGAGGGACGCTGTCACACAGGAGCCTCACAGACTCTA ATGGACTCATGTTCCCCGCCTCTCCTCTGGACTGGGATAACTTCACGGACCCGGAGTACCTCTTCACTGCCATCCCAGCAGACGATCCACCACCGGGTCAGTGCCGTTCACTCATTCATGGCCTGCTGGGGGGCAGACCCGTGTCCTGGGAGGTCACCGTGGACTTAGGACATCTCTGGACCCCCGAGAGCCAGGAGTCACCAGGGGGAGACGGATgtgaggaagcaggaagagaagagggaaGAGAAGGGGAGCCATGGGAAGAGATCATTCACCAGCTGACTGCCCGCTCTGTCATCAGGGACTTTGAGAAGATGGCAGAGAAGGACAGCGACCTTGGACACA GCTCTGCTAAACGCTACCGTATGAAGGCCATCCAGACCAGTAAGCACTGTAACATCATCTGCATGTACACAGCCTTCACTACAACGGACAGAGACCCAAACAAAGGTTTACCAGACGGTGTGGATGTCCAGAAAACAG GGATGCATTTGGGGTCCAGGCAGAGCGCCCCGGCTGGCGGCTGCAGACAGAGTGCGTCTTCTGTCGGTCTGGGCCGACGGCGCACCAGCAGGGATAGTGAGGAGATGGAGGATACCTGGAACCCCGCAG GTGGAGGGGTCAGTGGGTCAGCCTTGGTCACTCCAGGTACCTCCTGCACTCGTTCACAGAGATCTATAGAAAGCAAGTCAGTGGAGAGCTTCTTTGGCACCAG ATTCCCACTGGGCAGACTCAGGTCCTCTATCTCATCAGGAAAGCAGGTTCCGCTGAAGTCCCATTGTCTGTCTGCAGAGACTGAAAAACCTCCGGAAGCTGAAGCTCTGGACTACCTGCCCCTG GTGCGACTACAGTTGGCATCCGGAGCTTTTCTGTTGACAGAAATCTACTCCGACTGCATCCAGATCCCTCTGGACCGCCTGAAGAGGGCTTCGCCCTACAGTCTCCACCGGCGCAGCCTCAGCCCACCCTTCCGCTGCACATCTCCCAGCGCTCCATCTTTATCAACCTCTAATAAGCCTCCTGGTGTTTCTGCCACTCATGTCACTTTCTCCCCTTCTTCTTGCTCCTTCACCAAACCAACAGCGCCTCCTTTCCACCACACCTCAGACGACACTCCCCTGATGCTGGAGGCACGGCATCGCCGGAGACACCTGTCTGACCGAGACCCATTCACTGCAGTCCCCGACCCCCCGAGCTCTGAGGACGGCTCTGTTGAGCTGCCCATTGGTCTCTCTCCAAGCCAGAGTCAAGGTCAGGCGGACAGCGGTCGTGGATCAGAGACGGATGTGTGCGAGGGCTCGTCCGGAGATCCAGCTGACCTCCCGGGGAGCAGCCAGTTGGCTCAAGAGGACCTGGAAGGATCGAGCTGGGCCACCGCCGTCGCTCTAGCCTGGCTCGAGCATCGCTGTGCTGGATACTTCATGGAGTGGGAACTGGTGGCAGCAAAAGCAGACTTCTGGCTGCGCTGCCAGGAACTACCCGAGGGAGTGGACCTGGCAGGGCTGAAGGGATCCGCCAGGCAGCTGTTCCTCCTGCTGCGCCACTGGGACGAGAACATTAAGCTGAACATGCTGTGTTACAACCCCAATAACATGTAA